Proteins from one Sabethes cyaneus chromosome 2, idSabCyanKW18_F2, whole genome shotgun sequence genomic window:
- the LOC128737780 gene encoding uncharacterized protein CG3556: MTQQIKSTIFLTVAFLLLTKSLGENTTRVTASTTQSSFETTLTTAAQLQSTTWHQQQQQQQQQQQQQQQQQQQQQQQQQLPTSTQTSSSYASEVQTSTTGLTSTSSAAATMMSTPSTPSPLYISNYSTIALMPTYSTSLMTTKQDSLDQIPVDVEIGPGGPDQKESLGIQKAVDWLRDKRLPDYSWGNDTHMVILAKELSGARDPVDNDNHLQEISDLEDMLSVKQMEIEVLTMVDRHHSIPKPASTDRIAKYILAMGALCKDARHFHGHDLVSSLEHHEHDQGQEYEFALTALAICSSATHVRKRQIRRLLDIASGEVNNVDTIAMVLLALRCIVTDHRHRHLQHFVRRPARGLASLQGPQGSFGSLRSTALAMQALQDLEPDPAGKWNRTAASEWLLSKQRPDGGWTEEPLQDGQDASIGIGLTADIILALGWKGLGAVRALQCDHVIRESNDNVYENGEPKLADPVRLTSSVEEAEPRNVSYTYTLWVGTDETEEYSLDLTSPKNTTFFWAMRQAARIDPRFAFEAQAWPNGHYVHTLAGMKEEPKSYHFWLLYRLPEKPDTKNPPGNQLIAPLGVDELLVEDGEHYLYWYKKL; this comes from the exons ATGACGCAGCAAATAAAGTCGACCATATTCCTAACCGTTGCCTTTCTCCTACTTACTAAATCTCTTGGCGAAAACACAACAAGAGTTACAGCATCGACAACACAGAGTTCTTTTGAAACTACTTTGACAACCGCCGCACAGTTGCAATCAACAACGTGGcatcaacagcaacaacaacaacaacaacaacaacaacaacaacaacaacaacaacaacaacagcagcagcagcagcagctaccAACATCAACACAAACATCCTCCAGCTATGCATCAGAAGTTCAAACTTCAACAACCGGATTGACCTCTACATCTAGTGCAGCAGCAACGATGATGTCGACACCGTCTACACCATCGCCTCTATACATATCAAATTATTCGACAATAGCACTAATGCCAACCTATTCGACCAGTTTGATGACCACGAAGCAAGATTCGCTGGACCAAATTCCGGTAGATGTGGAAATCGGTCCTGGAGGACCAGATCAGAAAGAAAGCCTCGGTATACAGAAGGCAGTTGACTGGTTGCGGGATAAACGGCTGCCCGACTACAGTTGGGGCAACGATACCCATATGGTTATTTTAGCCAAAGAACTCTCCGGAGCTCGCGATCCAGTAGATAATGATAACCATCTGCAGGAGATTTCTGACCTTGAAGACATGTTGTCGGTAAAACAAATGGAAATTGAGGTCTTGACGATGGTCGACCGCCATCATTCAATACCCAAACCGGCAAGCACGGATCGAATCGCCAAGTACATTTTAGCGATGGGTGCACTATGCAAGGATGCTCGTCACTTTCATGGACACGATTTGGTTTCTTCTTTGGAACACCATGAGCACGATCAAGGGCAAGAATATGAGTTCGCCCTGACAGCCTTGGCCATATGTAGCTCGGCAACTCATGTGAGGAAACGACAAATACGGCGCTTGCTAGATATTGCCAGTGGAGAGGTTAACAATGTTG ATACCATTGCCATGGTACTATTAGCATTGCGATGTATTGTAACGGATCATCGCCATCGACATTTGCAACATTTTGTGCGCCGGCCTGCGCGTGGGTTAGCTAGTCTGCAAGGACCACAAGGTAGCTTTGGTTCATTACGGAGTACGGCGCTTGCAATGCAAGCACTTCAGGATCTAGAACCGGATCCGGCTGGGAAATGGAATAGAACAGCCGCTTCCGAATGGTTACTGTCTAAGCAAAGACCTGACGGCGGCTGGACAGAGGAACCCTTACAGGATGGCCAA GATGCGTCTATTGGCATTGGCTTGACAGCAGACATTATTCTTGCCTTAGGTTGGAAAGGTTTGGGCGCGGTACGTGCTCTGCAATGCGATCACGTGATACGAGAGTCGAATGATAATGTTTACGAGAACGGAGAGCCAAAGCTCGCCGATCCGGTTCGATTGACGTCGTCCGTTGAGGAAGCGGAACCGCGCAATGTGTCGTATACGTACACGCTTTGGGTGGGCACTGATGAGACAGAGGAATACTCGCTGGATCTTACATCCCCAAAAAATACCACTTTCTTCTGGGCCATGCGACAAGCAGCTAGAATAGATCCCAG ATTCGCCTTTGAAGCTCAGGCATGGCCCAATGGACATTACGTGCATACGCTTGCCGGTATGAAGGAAGAGCCGAAAAG